Proteins co-encoded in one Papilio machaon chromosome 24, ilPapMach1.1, whole genome shotgun sequence genomic window:
- the LOC106715480 gene encoding ABC transporter G family member 20 — protein sequence MAARPAAVVVERAYKYYGKQDKPDYKPVLNYLDMTVEKGIIYGLLGASGCGKTTLLSCIVGRRSLDGGDVWVLGGKPGEKGSGVPGPRVGYMPQDIALVAEFSVRDAVFYFGRIYGMSMKKLVERFDFLTNLLDLPSGGRLIKSLSGGQQRRVSLAAALVHEPELLILDEPTVGLDPVLRERIWDFLAELARGGTTVIITTHYIDETKQAHKIGLLRDGQLLAEDSPSEILRKYDCDTLEDAFLKMALRQHEVTNRRRSTLTSSPDVIPESSIVTNTDSRYQSRDDFNIVTSSTDMLTTKEKPSNCPSKSKARYRAVFIKSIQQFSRHPGGLIFSVLFPIIQAVAFFMAVGSDPRDLHVAVVNDEAASSPYGLDICKNSSLVTVIRNDDDTCDQYMLSCWFIEEMEKRRLFQVPYNSTSHGQSALSRRQTYAVLHFAHNFSSALGARVRDGDVPDDVLRDSIVSVWLDTADYQISNFIKMQLHKAYEQFTRRAMAACGLNEDLVQIPVHFEEPVYGSMEAQMVGFMAPGIMITIIFFLPAIVTSTLMISDRLEGVWERSAVAGVRAREMLNVHCALQSVVILMQTLEMMALAYWGYSLPSRGSLLTCGALLFLQGLSGMCYGFLLSVLCSSYTVSFFVATGSFYPMILLCGILWPLEGMSAGLRAVALALPFTVPSKSLRDIMEKGSSITDATVYNGFLITIAWIVVTISLCFLRLKYKKT from the exons atggcgGCGCGTCCCGCCGCCGTGGTCGTGGAGCGCGCCTACAAGTATTATGGCAAGCAGGACAAGCCAGATTACAAGCCAGTACTCAATTACCTCGATATGACAGTCGAGAAAGGGATCAT TTACGGACTTCTGGGTGCCTCAGGTTGCGGAAAGACAACGCTCCTCTCCTGCATAGTGGGTAGACGATCATTAGACGGGGGAGATGTCTGGGTGTTGGGGGGGAAACCTGGGGAAAAGGGGAGCGGGGTACCTGGACCTAGAGTTGGATATATGCCACAG GACATAGCATTGGTCGCAGAGTTTTCAGTCCGAGACGCGGTCTTCTACTTTGGTCGTATCTACGGTATGTCAATGAAGAAGTTAGTAGAACGCTTCGACTTCCTAACTAATCTCCTGGACTTGCCCAGCGGTGGACGACTGATCAAGTCGCTGTCTGGAGGTCAGCAAAGAAGAGTATCTCTGGCAGCTGCATTGGTTCATGAACCAGAATTGTTAATCCTGGACGAGCCAACAGTCGGTCTGGATCCTGTTCTACGAGAAAG gATCTGGGACTTCCTTGCCGAGCTGGCCAGGGGTGGCACCACAGTTATCATCACCACACATTACATAGACGAAACGAAACAAGCTCATAAA atcGGTCTACTACGTGACGGGCAACTGTTAGCGGAGGACTCTCCAAGTGAGATCCTGCGTAAATACGACTGTGATACTTTAGAAGATGCCTTCCTCAAGATGGCGTTGCGACAGCACGAAGTTACCAATAGGAGACGATCGA cTCTGACTTCATCACCTGATGTGATCCCTGAGAGCAGCATTGTAACTAATACCGACAGCCGCTACCAGTCGCGGGATGACTTCAATATCGTAACCAGCAGTACAGAT ATGCTCACTACCAAAGAAAAACCATCAAATTGTCCAAGCAAATCCAAAGCGAGGTACAGAGCTGTCTTTATTAAAAGCATTCAACAGTTCTCAAGGCATCCTGG GGGCTTAATATTCTCGGTGTTGTTCCCCATCATACAAGCCGTGGCCTTTTTCATGGCAGTTGGCAGCGATCCCCGCGACTTGCATGTCGCTGTCGTTAACGATGAAGCAGCTTCGTCACCAT ACGGTTTAGATATTTGCAAAAATAGTAGTTTAGTGACTGTAATACGAAACGATGATGATACTTGTGACCAGTATATGCTGAGCTGTTGGTTCATAGAGGAGATGGAGAAACGAAGGCTCTTTCAG GTACCATACAACAGCACTTCGCACGGTCAGAGCGCTCTATCTAGACGTCAGACGTACGCGGTGTTGCACTTCGCGCACAACTTCAGCAGTGCGCTCGGAGCGCGCGTGCGTGACGGCGACGTGCCCGACGATGTACTGCGGGACAGCATTGTTAGCGTCTGGCTCGACACTGCCG ATTATCAGATTTCTAACTTCATTAAGATGCAGCTGCACAAGGCGTACGAACAGTTCACGAGGCGCGCTATGGCCGCCTGCGGACTGAACGAGGACCTCGTACAg ATTCCCGTTCACTTTGAAGAGCCAGTCTATGGATCTATGGAGGCCCAAATGGTTGGATTCATGGCACCCGGTATTATGATCAC taTAATTTTCTTCCTGCCGGCCATAGTGACATCGACTCTGATGATCTCTGACCGGCTGGAGGGCGTGTGGGAGCGCAGCGCAGTGGCCGGCGTCCGCGCCAGGGAGATGCTCAACGTGCACTGCGCGCTGCAGTCCGTCGTTATACTCATGCAG ACTTTAGAGATGATGGCACTGGCGTACTGGGGCTACAGCTTGCCTTCCCGCGGCTCGCTGCTGACCTGCGGCGCGCTGCTGTTCCTGCAGGGCCTCAGCGGGATGTGCTACGGCTTCCTTCTCTCCGTGCTCTGCTCCAGTTACACTGTCTCCTTCTTTGTGGCTACAGGCAGCTTCTATCCTATGATACTGCTGTGTG GTATTCTCTGGCCTTTAGAAGGTATGTCGGCGGGGCTTAGAGCAGTCGCATTAGCTCTGCCTTTCACTGTACCTTCAAAGTCACTGAGAGACATCATGGAGAAAGGATCTTCAATCACAGATGCTACGGTCTACAATGGCTTCCTCATTACGATAGCGTGGATAGTCGTTACAATTAGCTTATGTTTCCTTAGacttaaatataagaaaacgtag